Within the Polaribacter pectinis genome, the region GGGATTCATGTAAACTTTGCGCCTGTTGTAGATATTAATGTAAATCCAGAAAACCCAATTATTGGAAACCGCTCTTTTGGTGAAAGTAAAGAAAATGTAACACAAAAAGCAATTGCTTTTACACAAGGAATGCAAAGTTATGGCGTTTTAGCCAACGCAAAACATTTTCCTGGACATGGAGATACAGCTGCAGATTCTCATCATACCTTACCTTTTTTAGATTTTGATATGGCTCGTTTAGATTCCATAGAATTATATCCTTACAAAAGAGTTTTCGATGCAGGAATGACAAGTGTTATGACCGCACATTTAAGCATACCAAGTTTAGAACCAAATACAAGTTTACCAACTTCTTTGTCTAAAAAAGTAGTAACAGATTTGTTGCAACAAAAAATGGGTTTTTTAGGGTTGATAATTACTGATGGTTTAAACATGAAAGGTGCAACTGATTATGCAACCTCTGCAGAAATAGATTTGGCTGCCATACAAGCAGGAAATGATCTATTGTTAATTCCGCAAGATGTGCCAGCAACTGTAAAGTTGATGAAAAATGCCATTGCTTTAAAAACGCTTTCAGAAGAACGTTTAGATTTTTCTGTCCGTAAAATTTTAAAAGCTAAATATTGGGCAGGTTTACATAATTATAAACCAATAGTTTTAGAAAATTTACGAGAAGATTTAAATACGGTAGAAGACGATTTATTACACAGAGAGTTGGTGAAAAATTCTATTACCGTTGTTAAAAATTTACAGGGAAATATCCCTATTAGAAATTTGGAAAAAAAGAAAATTGCTTATGTAGAGTTAGGTGATGATTCTGGAGAATCTTTTGTAAAAATGCTAAAGAACTACACCAAAGTAGATGTCATTTCTGATAAAAATTTAGACCAAGTTCTTAAAAAGTTAAAACCATACAATTCAGTAATTATTGGTTTTCATAAATCTAATTTACATCCTTGGAAAAGTTATAAGTTTAGCAATAAAGAATTGGTTTGGTTGCAAGAAATTGCCAGGGAAAAAGATGTTATTTTAGATGTTTTTACAAGTCCTTATAGTTTGTTACAAGTAAAATCTTTTACAAATATCGAGAATATTATTGTTTCGTATCAGAATAGTAAATTGGCGCAAGAACTTTCTGCACAATTAATTTTTGGAGCTTTTGGAGCAAAAGGAAAATTACCAGTTTCTATTAGAGATGAATATGCAGAAGGCCATGGTTTAATAACTTCTAATTTAAGTAGATTTGAATATACAACACCAGAAGCGGCTAAATTATCATCAAAAAAATTAGCGTTGATAGATAAAATGGCAGACACTATTTTAAAAGAAAAAATGGCGCCAGGTTTTCAAGTATTAGTTGCAAGAAACGGAAAAGTTGTTTTTAATAAAAGTTATGGATATCATACAGACGAAAAAAGAATTCTTGTAGAAAATTCAGATTTGTATGATTTGGCTTCTTTAACTAAAATTTTAGCGTCTCTTCCTCTAATTATGAAAGCAGAAGAAGAGCATAAGCTTCCTTTGTCTGCCAGCCTAAAAGATATTCTGCCAAGTTTTACAAGTTCTAATAAAGAAAAGGTTACTGTAAAAGAAATTTTATCGCATTTCGGACAATTAAAAGCTTGGATTCCTTTTTACAAAGACACGCAAGACAGTATTTCTGGTAAAAATTTGG harbors:
- a CDS encoding glycoside hydrolase family 3 N-terminal domain-containing protein translates to MKKKLALIVLLISVFGFQAQSIDPLRTKDFEAQKIWVDSILNNMSTDEKIGQLFMVQAYSNLDKKHEDFITEMITKYHVGNLIFMQGTPEKQAELNNKYQAAAKVPLMIGFDGEWGLDMRLDNTYRFPWNMTLGAIRNDSLVKQFGEHLGKHCKRLGIHVNFAPVVDINVNPENPIIGNRSFGESKENVTQKAIAFTQGMQSYGVLANAKHFPGHGDTAADSHHTLPFLDFDMARLDSIELYPYKRVFDAGMTSVMTAHLSIPSLEPNTSLPTSLSKKVVTDLLQQKMGFLGLIITDGLNMKGATDYATSAEIDLAAIQAGNDLLLIPQDVPATVKLMKNAIALKTLSEERLDFSVRKILKAKYWAGLHNYKPIVLENLREDLNTVEDDLLHRELVKNSITVVKNLQGNIPIRNLEKKKIAYVELGDDSGESFVKMLKNYTKVDVISDKNLDQVLKKLKPYNSVIIGFHKSNLHPWKSYKFSNKELVWLQEIAREKDVILDVFTSPYSLLQVKSFTNIENIIVSYQNSKLAQELSAQLIFGAFGAKGKLPVSIRDEYAEGHGLITSNLSRFEYTTPEAAKLSSKKLALIDKMADTILKEKMAPGFQVLVARNGKVVFNKSYGYHTDEKRILVENSDLYDLASLTKILASLPLIMKAEEEHKLPLSASLKDILPSFTSSNKEKVTVKEILSHFGQLKAWIPFYKDTQDSISGKNLATFYRKKKSNKFDIKVAENLFLKHNYKDSIYKYIKEADQRERTGYKYSDLGYYLFKEALENQYKKPLNTLVDEEFYQSLGADRTTYLPLKKFTRNDIVPTEKDDYYRKQLLQGYVHDMGAAMMGGVGGHAGLFANANDVAKIMQMYLQKGFYGGKRYLKTETVDKFNHRYFSNEKVRRGLGFDKPQLNPRVKATCGCVSDESFGHSGFTGTYTWADPQSGIVYVFLSNRVYPTMENRGLIKSNARTKIQQIIQDAILD